Proteins from a genomic interval of Candidatus Fokinia cryptica:
- a CDS encoding MlaD family protein: MYNTRSIDVTIGVIVIALTIFAIIIVFKHDTTVLETSKYTLRGEFERVDGIRVGSDVKIAGVKIGKVSEISINEDYLAVLKIEIVGDLKIPSDSVAEIISDSLIGSKYVNINVGSSSQYLADDGKFEWTQPPVNIESLVGKYIFGIDNTKADEGTDTSNNNGKSG; the protein is encoded by the coding sequence ATGTATAACACTAGATCTATTGACGTTACTATAGGAGTTATAGTGATAGCCTTGACTATATTCGCAATCATCATTGTATTTAAACATGATACTACCGTGTTGGAGACGTCTAAATACACACTAAGAGGAGAATTTGAGAGAGTAGATGGAATAAGAGTGGGTAGCGATGTAAAGATTGCAGGAGTAAAGATTGGTAAAGTAAGTGAAATTTCTATTAATGAAGATTATCTTGCCGTATTAAAAATTGAAATTGTTGGAGATCTTAAAATCCCTTCTGACTCAGTAGCTGAAATCATAAGTGATTCGTTAATAGGGAGTAAATACGTTAACATAAACGTAGGTAGTAGTAGTCAATACTTAGCTGATGATGGTAAGTTTGAGTGGACTCAGCCTCCTGTGAACATTGAATCACTAGTTGGTAAATATATCTTTGGTATTGATAACACTAAAGCAGATGAAGGAACTGATACAAGTAATAATAATGGCAAAAGTGGCTAA
- a CDS encoding tyrosine-type recombinase/integrase — protein MKFRSLQNLCDDLLATMVEKFHSYIKIGSSEHTSRAYLHDLSSFIEFLSHYHGTKCSLEYVIDAPIQTMRAWLAFRTEQKVSHRSNSRTLCGLRYFLHYVKDEFKYDVKTLISIDKLKIRTTKNTIPKAISENNSIALCQFTNTDLYPEEWVFYRDVSIITLLYGNGLRIGEVLKITKHDIINFNTENLESNFNRNDVSLIVKGKGKKERKVPLLAHVLNTILQYITKCPHKLESQQPIFIGIRGDVLNPDVFRRQMKSILISLGIDTRASPHTLRHSFATHLIKNGGDIRKIQELLGHVSIASTSIYLHADTNDIVETVMELHNNKKK, from the coding sequence ATGAAATTCAGATCATTACAAAATCTCTGTGATGACCTTTTAGCGACGATGGTAGAGAAGTTTCATTCATACATTAAAATAGGCAGTAGCGAACACACATCTAGAGCATACTTACACGATTTATCATCATTCATAGAATTTCTATCTCACTACCATGGAACCAAGTGCTCCCTTGAGTATGTTATTGACGCTCCTATACAAACTATGAGAGCATGGCTTGCTTTTAGAACAGAACAGAAAGTAAGTCATAGATCAAATAGTAGAACGTTATGCGGATTACGATATTTCCTGCACTATGTAAAAGATGAATTTAAATATGATGTAAAAACTCTTATCAGCATCGACAAATTAAAAATCAGAACTACTAAGAATACCATTCCGAAAGCAATATCTGAAAATAATAGTATCGCTTTATGTCAATTTACGAACACTGATTTATATCCTGAAGAGTGGGTATTTTACAGAGATGTAAGTATCATCACCTTACTATACGGAAATGGCTTAAGAATAGGAGAAGTACTGAAAATTACAAAACACGACATTATAAACTTCAATACCGAAAACCTTGAGTCTAACTTCAACAGAAATGATGTAAGTCTTATAGTAAAAGGAAAAGGGAAAAAGGAAAGAAAAGTACCACTATTAGCTCACGTATTGAATACTATCCTACAATACATTACGAAGTGTCCGCATAAACTAGAATCACAACAACCAATATTTATTGGAATAAGAGGAGATGTATTAAACCCTGATGTATTCAGAAGGCAAATGAAATCTATACTTATTTCTCTCGGCATTGATACAAGAGCTTCTCCCCATACCTTAAGACATAGTTTTGCAACACATCTAATAAAAAATGGAGGAGATATAAGAAAAATACAGGAATTACTAGGTCATGTTTCAATCGCCTCTACATCTATATATTTGCATGCCGATACAAATGATATTGTTGAAACTGTTATGGAACTGCATAACAATAAAAAAAAGTAA
- a CDS encoding SRPBCC family protein: MWKNRTSSNYSKKSIIAYNMKHVISVEKNVSNKIFPIFKKIIDIEDYPNFIPYCSQVIYKKSDKLNNGEFTGTIHFKWKILHKSFTSHVACFFYTDTNICNIQLQEIARNLHKIKEMEDKYSEYLSFIEIKIQSNESIFHTMNGSWKLKRKDKNTTSVSFTMNVGLQNSLLNKILKLNIEAVCFRIYNAIVEQ, translated from the coding sequence ATGTGGAAAAATAGAACATCTAGTAATTATTCTAAAAAATCAATCATAGCTTATAATATGAAGCATGTTATATCTGTAGAAAAAAATGTCTCAAATAAAATTTTTCCAATTTTCAAAAAGATCATAGATATAGAGGATTATCCGAATTTCATACCATATTGTTCGCAAGTCATTTATAAAAAATCTGATAAACTAAATAATGGTGAATTCACAGGTACAATACACTTTAAGTGGAAGATTCTTCATAAAAGCTTCACATCACATGTTGCATGTTTTTTCTATACTGACACCAACATATGTAATATTCAATTACAAGAAATTGCACGTAACTTACATAAAATAAAAGAAATGGAAGATAAATATTCGGAATATTTATCATTTATAGAGATAAAGATTCAGTCTAATGAATCAATATTCCACACTATGAATGGAAGTTGGAAACTAAAAAGAAAGGATAAAAATACTACTTCAGTATCATTTACTATGAATGTAGGCTTACAAAATTCACTCTTAAATAAAATTTTAAAACTAAATATCGAAGCAGTATGTTTTAGAATCTATAACGCAATAGTAGAACAATAA
- the ruvX gene encoding Holliday junction resolvase RuvX: MKLNFISGYDALQLIEEKIALEKTYVLSGLDNGMKKIGLARFISLTGNVIPYGTVQNNNAAPEKIIKFIIESVPICCVMGVWQPDNESIENSHLKISWKQLPEMTKNLLCDIQRLSCDIEELLTLYNSTDNLYELNQQYHECINITFFNESMTTMLANHKLKEVGLSRKKRILLDDKIAATELLERFISFFKLRLKV, encoded by the coding sequence ATGAAGTTGAATTTTATAAGCGGTTATGATGCTTTGCAATTAATAGAAGAAAAAATTGCTCTGGAAAAAACATATGTACTCAGTGGGCTCGATAACGGAATGAAAAAAATTGGTCTTGCTCGATTTATTAGTCTAACCGGGAACGTAATACCATATGGTACGGTGCAAAATAATAATGCAGCACCTGAAAAAATTATAAAATTTATTATAGAATCAGTGCCAATTTGCTGTGTTATGGGGGTATGGCAACCTGATAATGAAAGTATAGAAAATTCGCATCTAAAAATATCATGGAAGCAACTTCCTGAAATGACAAAAAATCTTCTATGTGATATCCAAAGATTATCATGTGATATAGAAGAATTGTTAACTCTATACAATTCTACTGATAATTTATATGAGTTGAATCAACAATATCATGAATGTATTAATATTACTTTTTTTAATGAAAGTATGACTACTATGTTAGCAAATCATAAGCTTAAAGAAGTTGGATTATCCAGAAAGAAGAGGATATTATTAGATGATAAAATTGCGGCTACAGAACTTTTAGAGAGATTTATATCATTTTTCAAATTACGTTTAAAAGTATAA
- a CDS encoding Na+/H+ antiporter NhaA: MKLKKLIEEKNFLVLLFAVCGFVIANLCTDLYREIVDGMRVGYVSSHFLMPVYFMLIGIEMRKEMNVGGILSSRIRIAFPLVMAISGVLFPAIIYVAAALILKVDIINGWAIPTATDIAFATTVCLIVRGLRENSRKILTAVAIFDDLIAVLVVAVFYSNTIEIEYLFYIAVLIFIASISSRYMENLVILWLLLFGLPLFWLIQKSGVHNTVSGFLIGILIPFGKKALDVEKVLQVASTYLILPLFALCNTGITMSIGDHYDVLGVTFIALVLGKNIGISTSGLIMLKRYNIGYKISLDDILMIGAFCGIGFTMGMFIATLSFEDVNIQDSAKAGVILGSVISAIICATVSKLRKAKLSF; the protein is encoded by the coding sequence ATGAAGTTAAAAAAATTAATAGAAGAAAAGAATTTCTTAGTATTGCTGTTTGCGGTATGTGGTTTTGTTATTGCTAATCTTTGTACCGATTTATACAGAGAAATTGTAGATGGTATGCGTGTAGGGTACGTTAGTAGTCATTTTTTGATGCCTGTGTATTTTATGCTAATTGGTATTGAGATGCGAAAAGAGATGAATGTTGGTGGGATTCTTAGTTCTCGTATTCGTATTGCATTTCCTCTTGTAATGGCTATCAGTGGAGTACTATTTCCAGCGATAATATATGTTGCTGCCGCCCTTATTCTAAAAGTTGATATTATCAACGGATGGGCAATACCGACTGCTACTGACATAGCATTTGCGACAACAGTTTGTTTGATAGTGCGTGGATTAAGAGAGAATTCTAGAAAAATTCTTACAGCTGTAGCGATATTTGATGATTTAATAGCTGTTTTAGTAGTAGCGGTTTTTTACTCTAATACCATAGAGATAGAGTATTTATTCTATATTGCTGTTTTAATATTTATTGCAAGTATTTCAAGTAGGTATATGGAGAATTTAGTAATATTATGGTTGTTGTTATTTGGACTTCCTTTATTTTGGTTGATACAGAAAAGTGGCGTACATAATACCGTTTCTGGATTTTTGATAGGAATTTTAATTCCCTTTGGCAAAAAAGCATTAGATGTAGAAAAAGTCCTTCAAGTTGCATCAACATACCTTATATTGCCACTTTTCGCACTATGCAATACTGGAATTACTATGAGTATTGGTGATCATTATGATGTCTTAGGTGTTACATTTATTGCGTTAGTTTTGGGTAAAAATATAGGTATCTCCACTTCTGGGCTGATTATGCTGAAGCGGTATAATATAGGTTACAAGATTAGTTTGGATGATATCTTAATGATAGGAGCATTTTGTGGTATAGGATTTACTATGGGAATGTTCATCGCTACCCTTTCATTTGAAGATGTGAATATACAGGATAGTGCAAAAGCAGGTGTTATATTAGGTTCTGTTATTTCTGCGATAATATGTGCAACAGTATCGAAATTGAGAAAAGCTAAACTTTCTTTTTAG
- a CDS encoding bifunctional enoyl-CoA hydratase/phosphate acetyltransferase — protein sequence MLYSNELLSIEKCKVGMQKTEEKLVDENDINILTHLFGDAKDWTFISPITTSCDSYTSSAYIYLTFLQYVFSSIETKIFGASLNYKSTSFKWLQNISGIKIGDKIKAEYTIQNIDKTTRKIKIEIAGYINNILICNGEFIIELPQQPITRDIHNFPKLRLLEDKLGKGYEVMLERLSKIATKPMPSAIIFPTDYISLELAYEGKKDGIIDPILIGPKEKIIDIAQSKGINLNNIEIINASTHEEAAAKGAFLAKEQRINCIIKGNIHTDDVLHAILDKESNLKTSRKISHVFIVGTPNYQKPIFITDAVVNIAPDLNTKVDIVQNAVDLYVTLFIRTPKVAILSAVETVNMKMQSTIDATILSKMSQRGQIKNAIVDGPLAFDNAISKEAAVIKGIKSDVAGDADIFVVPDIESGNILFKQMSFLSDAKSIGIVLGAKIPIVITSRAEGDIISRKASCALAYLQYLSTMRAK from the coding sequence ATGCTATATAGCAACGAACTATTATCTATAGAAAAATGCAAAGTCGGAATGCAAAAAACAGAAGAAAAACTTGTAGATGAAAATGATATCAACATACTCACTCACCTTTTTGGAGATGCTAAAGATTGGACATTTATATCGCCCATTACCACATCATGCGACTCTTACACATCTTCTGCATATATATATCTGACGTTTTTACAGTACGTTTTCTCAAGCATTGAAACTAAAATTTTTGGGGCTAGTTTAAATTATAAATCTACCTCTTTCAAATGGCTACAAAACATAAGTGGTATTAAGATAGGGGATAAAATTAAAGCCGAATACACCATACAAAACATTGATAAAACCACTAGAAAAATAAAAATTGAAATCGCTGGTTATATTAATAACATACTAATTTGTAATGGTGAATTTATTATAGAATTACCGCAACAACCTATAACAAGAGATATCCATAACTTCCCAAAATTAAGACTATTAGAAGATAAACTTGGAAAAGGATATGAAGTGATGCTTGAGCGTCTTTCAAAAATAGCGACAAAACCGATGCCGTCCGCCATTATTTTTCCAACAGATTATATATCTCTAGAATTAGCATATGAGGGGAAAAAGGATGGTATTATAGATCCTATACTAATCGGTCCAAAAGAGAAGATTATAGATATTGCACAATCCAAGGGAATTAATTTAAATAATATAGAAATAATTAACGCAAGTACACATGAAGAAGCTGCTGCGAAAGGAGCATTTTTAGCAAAAGAACAGCGTATAAATTGTATTATAAAAGGAAATATACATACAGATGATGTTTTACATGCAATTCTAGATAAAGAAAGTAACCTTAAAACTTCTAGAAAAATATCACACGTGTTTATTGTAGGAACTCCAAACTATCAGAAGCCTATTTTTATCACAGATGCTGTAGTAAATATCGCCCCCGATTTAAATACAAAAGTTGACATCGTGCAAAATGCTGTAGATCTATATGTTACCTTATTTATAAGAACTCCAAAAGTCGCTATACTCTCAGCTGTAGAAACAGTAAACATGAAAATGCAATCTACCATAGATGCAACAATATTATCTAAAATGTCACAACGTGGTCAAATAAAGAACGCTATTGTAGATGGACCACTAGCTTTTGATAACGCAATCTCTAAGGAAGCCGCAGTTATAAAGGGTATTAAAAGCGATGTTGCGGGAGATGCTGATATATTCGTAGTACCTGATATAGAATCGGGTAATATATTGTTCAAACAAATGAGTTTCTTATCCGATGCAAAAAGTATAGGAATTGTGCTTGGAGCTAAGATTCCAATTGTAATTACTAGTAGAGCGGAAGGAGATATAATATCTAGAAAAGCATCATGCGCACTAGCATATCTCCAATATCTTAGTACAATGAGAGCCAAATAA
- the lspA gene encoding signal peptidase II encodes MSSFHQKMEMKGKINNILLRYCIAPCFVVFIAFFTFLLDLATKTVSEVAVPNGALEVRGVDSFINIVNVQNHGVMFGFFSSLFPSQLPFIVLQILITLTLFIWSISMQDIASRIGVGLIIGGAIGNTYDRIVRGYVLDFIDIHLTRYHYPAFNLADVAIVLGVILVYSRFSLSTAK; translated from the coding sequence ATGAGCTCCTTTCACCAAAAGATGGAGATGAAAGGGAAGATTAATAATATACTGTTACGTTACTGCATAGCACCATGCTTTGTAGTTTTTATAGCATTCTTTACGTTTTTATTAGATTTGGCTACCAAAACTGTATCCGAAGTCGCAGTCCCTAATGGTGCACTTGAAGTACGCGGAGTAGATAGTTTTATCAATATCGTGAATGTTCAAAACCATGGAGTAATGTTTGGTTTTTTCAGTTCTCTTTTTCCAAGCCAACTCCCATTCATTGTATTACAAATACTGATAACTCTCACACTATTTATATGGAGCATATCAATGCAAGATATCGCATCTCGTATTGGAGTCGGTTTGATAATAGGAGGAGCAATTGGTAATACATACGATAGAATAGTAAGAGGATACGTACTAGATTTTATAGATATACATCTAACTCGGTATCATTATCCTGCTTTTAATTTAGCTGATGTAGCTATTGTGTTGGGAGTAATTTTGGTTTACTCTCGTTTCAGCCTTTCTACAGCTAAATGA
- the rpoZ gene encoding DNA-directed RNA polymerase subunit omega, with the protein MSAPITPKKNLSQFEIVLYAAYRASQLSRGAPSAISGMEGRKSTAIAIAEIQKGLIDVEKMREGMIQELVESRWFLKKKDPLDIKREVAKKRNDAMIQEMVDELFDDKLEDELLSPKDGDERED; encoded by the coding sequence ATGAGTGCTCCTATTACACCAAAGAAAAATTTATCTCAGTTCGAAATAGTACTGTATGCGGCATATCGTGCTTCACAACTTTCTCGAGGTGCGCCTTCTGCTATATCTGGAATGGAGGGACGAAAATCTACCGCAATAGCGATAGCAGAAATACAGAAAGGACTAATAGATGTGGAGAAAATGCGTGAAGGTATGATACAGGAACTGGTAGAGTCACGTTGGTTTTTAAAGAAAAAAGATCCACTTGATATCAAAAGGGAAGTTGCTAAAAAACGCAATGATGCCATGATACAAGAAATGGTAGATGAGTTATTCGACGATAAATTAGAAGATGAGCTCCTTTCACCAAAAGATGGAGATGAAAGGGAAGATTAA
- a CDS encoding NAD(P)H-dependent oxidoreductase subunit E, which translates to MEEYEKFSFKDMDAVRKIIAKYPQGKQRSAVMPLLWLGQQQNNNWISNAVLSHIAEVLHMNTAHVKEIAEFYSMFHSKKVGKYLVQICRTVVCALCQNQMIYKAIRDTIGIDVGETSEDELFTVVEVECLGSCINAPVIMINDSYYEHLNYDKTVEILKELQKKQQSHPSNV; encoded by the coding sequence ATGGAAGAATATGAAAAATTTTCCTTTAAAGATATGGATGCTGTAAGAAAAATAATAGCAAAGTATCCTCAAGGAAAACAAAGAAGTGCAGTGATGCCATTACTTTGGCTAGGACAGCAGCAGAATAATAATTGGATATCTAACGCAGTATTGAGCCATATCGCTGAAGTATTGCATATGAACACCGCTCACGTGAAAGAAATTGCAGAATTCTATTCAATGTTTCATTCTAAGAAAGTTGGGAAGTATCTCGTGCAAATATGTAGAACTGTAGTTTGTGCATTATGTCAAAACCAGATGATCTATAAGGCAATACGTGATACAATAGGTATAGATGTAGGTGAAACATCAGAAGATGAATTATTTACTGTCGTGGAGGTTGAATGTCTTGGTAGCTGCATCAATGCTCCAGTAATCATGATAAATGACAGCTATTATGAGCATTTAAATTACGATAAAACGGTAGAAATATTAAAAGAACTACAAAAAAAACAACAATCTCATCCATCCAATGTATAA
- a CDS encoding F0F1 ATP synthase subunit delta: MNSLYSVPSYIKKLSDVFCNNTSHLLEKNVISALDFLNAVLDITRSSIYLSRGFSAIHAPKSIQKSVGELVIHNLVNHENSLNDVEHGLLEELKHFIYLLIDRKMLPFMYHFIQFAINKFYKLANLRRATIFTTRPVNDDTKAHLVKSLSEAVDNNSIVPTFLIDDSMIGGFRIESDFLLIDKSIASKILAAKKQLTKL; this comes from the coding sequence ATGAATTCGCTTTATTCGGTTCCTTCCTACATAAAAAAACTGAGCGATGTTTTTTGTAACAATACATCTCATTTGTTGGAGAAAAATGTTATAAGTGCACTGGATTTTCTTAATGCCGTCTTAGACATAACACGCTCTAGTATTTATCTTAGCAGAGGATTTTCAGCAATTCACGCTCCTAAAAGTATACAGAAAAGCGTAGGAGAACTCGTGATACACAATTTAGTTAATCACGAAAACTCTCTTAATGATGTAGAGCACGGGCTGCTCGAAGAGCTTAAGCATTTCATCTATTTACTCATAGATAGAAAGATGCTTCCTTTTATGTATCATTTCATTCAATTTGCAATAAATAAATTTTATAAACTCGCTAATCTCAGAAGAGCAACAATATTCACAACTAGGCCAGTAAATGACGATACGAAAGCACATCTTGTAAAAAGCCTTTCTGAAGCAGTAGATAACAACTCTATCGTGCCTACATTTCTTATAGATGATTCTATGATAGGCGGATTTAGAATTGAATCGGATTTTCTACTTATAGACAAAAGTATCGCCAGCAAAATACTTGCAGCCAAAAAACAGCTCACAAAACTTTAA